From one Bos javanicus breed banteng chromosome 15, ARS-OSU_banteng_1.0, whole genome shotgun sequence genomic stretch:
- the LOC133261512 gene encoding olfactory receptor 5B12-like, with translation MENTTEVTEFLLVGLSDDPQVQILLFITFSLIYLLTLVGNLGMTELILLDSRLHTPMYFFLSQLSLVDFGYSSAVTPKVMAGFLTGDKTISYKACVTQFFFFVAFITVESFLLAAMAYDRYAAVCKPLHYTTAMTTKACARLLIGCYCCGFLNASVHTGNVFRLSFCRANVVSHFFCDAPPLLALSCSDNYVSEMVIFFVVGFNALFSVLVIFISYLFIFITILRMRSSEGRQKAFSTCASHLTAVSIFYGTVIFMYLQPSSSRSMSADKMASVFYAMVIPMLNPLVYSLRNKEVKSAFKTAVGKAKSSIGRL, from the coding sequence ATGGAAAACACTACAGAGGTGACTGAGTTCCTCCTTGTGGGGTTATCCGATGACCCGCAAGTGCAGATCCTGCTCTTCATCACTTTCTCTCTCATCTACCTCCTCACCCTGGTTGGGAACCTGGGGATGACCGAGCTGATCCTGCTGGACTCTCGTCTCCACACgcccatgtacttctttctcagcCAACTCTCGCTGGTGGACTTTGGTTACTCCTCAGCTGTCACTCCCAAAGTGATGGCTGGATTCCTCACAGGAGACAAAACCATTTCCTACAAGGCTTGTGTCACCCAGTTCTTCTTCTTCGTAGCCTTTATCACCGTAGAAAGTTTCCTCTTGGCCGCAATGGCTTATGACCGCTATGCCGCCGTGTGCAAACCCCTGCACTACACCACGGCCATGACGACCAAAGCGTGCGCACGTCTGCTCATAGGCTGCTACTGCTGTGGCTTCCTGAATGCCTCCGTCCACACTGGGAACGTTTTCAGGCTCTCCTTCTGTAGGGCCAACGTGGTCAGTCACTTCTTTTGTGACGCTCCTCCTCTGCTGGCTCTCTCATGCTCAGACAACTACGTCAGTGAGATGGTTATTTTCTTTGTGGTGGGTTTCAACGCTCTTTTTTCTGTCCTTGTCATCTTCATCTCCTACCTGTTTATATTTATCACCATCCTGAGGATGCGCTCTTCTGAAGGACGCCAGAAGGCCTTTTCCACCTGTGCTTCCCACCTCACTGCTGTCTCCATCTTCTACGGGACTGTCATCTTCATGTACTTACAGCCCAGCTCCAGCCGCTCCATGAGCGCAGACAAAATGGCGTCCGTGTTCTATGCCATGGTCATCCCCATGCTGAATCCACTGgtctacagcctgaggaacaagGAGGTCAAGAGTGCCTTTAAGACGGCTGTGGGGAAGGCAAAGTCTTCTATAGGAAGACTTTAA